Proteins encoded by one window of Chromobacterium violaceum ATCC 12472:
- a CDS encoding heavy metal translocating P-type ATPase, translating to MSENCFHCGLPVPAGASFPIRYRQREEPACCAGCQAVAATIIESGLSDYYKHRTEGAARAEALPQAVLEQIKLYDSEELQRGFVRVESENIREASLMLEGITCAACIWLNEQHIRRLPGVLGVDINYSTQRARVRWDNGRVQLSAILEAVAAIGYRAHPYDADRQEKLQQKERKQALTRLWVAGLSMMQVMMYAVPVYLAPDGDIAPDFLWLLHWSSFILTLPVLLYSALPFYRNTWRDLKTGRVGMDTPVSIGILTAFAASFWALIHKVEHGIYFDSVSMFVFLLLGGRYLEGIARRKAGAASESLVKLVPAFAHRLDNWPHSRDSREATVAGLNPGDVILVKPGETIPADGVVLDGRSASNESLLTGESRPIAKAPGDAVIAGSVNTSSPLVLRVEQAGQSTRLAGIVRLLDQALAEKPRLAVLADRFASWFVAFLLLAAAGSYIGWHFIDPGRALWIMVAVLVISCPCALSLATPAALTAASGRLASLGVLTTRGHALETLAKADDAVFDKTGTLTHGQMRLLETRGPLDAHRALAVAAALEQGSEHPLAQAILAAAPADRPQADGLINHPGGGVAGGVDGREWRLGSAPFIAAWLGREVDEDAGWQPDCTQVLLADADGVQARFAIGDACRDDAAALMAELTRRGLAVHLLSGDGEGPVAGLAARLGITRWRSRATPEDKLAYVAALQAKGRRVLMVGDGVNDAPVLARADVSIAMGGGTDVARASGDMVLMGDRLGLIGDSLVLSRRALAVIRQNLVWAAGYNVVALPLAMLGHVTPWLASLGMALSSLLVVGNALRLVKRNP from the coding sequence ATGAGCGAGAACTGTTTCCATTGCGGTTTGCCGGTGCCCGCCGGCGCCAGCTTCCCCATCCGCTACCGCCAGCGCGAAGAGCCCGCCTGCTGCGCCGGCTGCCAGGCGGTGGCCGCCACCATCATCGAATCCGGCCTGTCCGACTACTACAAGCACCGCACCGAGGGCGCGGCCCGCGCCGAGGCGCTGCCGCAAGCGGTGCTGGAGCAGATCAAGCTGTACGACAGCGAGGAGCTGCAGCGCGGCTTCGTCCGCGTCGAGAGCGAAAACATCCGCGAAGCCTCGCTGATGCTGGAAGGCATCACCTGCGCCGCCTGCATCTGGCTGAACGAGCAGCACATCCGCCGCCTGCCCGGCGTGCTGGGCGTAGACATCAACTACAGCACCCAGCGCGCCCGCGTGCGCTGGGACAACGGCCGCGTGCAGCTGTCCGCCATCCTGGAGGCGGTGGCGGCGATAGGCTATCGCGCCCATCCCTACGACGCCGACCGCCAGGAAAAGCTGCAACAGAAGGAGCGCAAGCAGGCGCTGACCCGGCTGTGGGTGGCCGGCCTGTCGATGATGCAGGTGATGATGTACGCGGTGCCGGTCTATCTGGCGCCGGACGGCGACATCGCGCCCGATTTCCTGTGGCTGCTGCACTGGTCCAGCTTCATCCTGACGCTGCCGGTGCTGCTGTATTCGGCCCTGCCCTTCTACCGCAACACCTGGCGCGACTTGAAAACCGGCCGCGTCGGCATGGACACGCCGGTCAGCATCGGCATCCTCACCGCCTTCGCCGCCAGCTTCTGGGCGCTGATCCACAAGGTGGAGCATGGCATCTACTTCGACTCGGTGTCGATGTTCGTCTTCCTGCTGCTGGGCGGCCGCTACCTGGAAGGCATCGCCCGCCGCAAGGCCGGCGCCGCCAGCGAAAGCCTGGTCAAGCTGGTGCCGGCCTTCGCCCACCGGCTGGACAACTGGCCGCACAGCCGGGACAGCCGCGAGGCCACGGTGGCCGGCCTGAACCCCGGCGACGTGATCCTGGTCAAGCCCGGCGAAACCATTCCCGCCGACGGCGTGGTGCTGGACGGCCGCAGCGCCAGCAACGAATCGCTGCTCACCGGCGAGAGCCGCCCCATCGCCAAAGCGCCCGGCGACGCGGTGATCGCCGGCAGCGTCAACACCTCCAGCCCGCTGGTGCTGCGCGTGGAACAGGCGGGCCAATCCACCCGGCTGGCCGGCATCGTGCGGCTGCTGGACCAGGCGCTGGCGGAAAAACCCCGGCTGGCCGTGCTGGCCGACCGCTTCGCCAGCTGGTTCGTCGCGTTCTTGCTGCTGGCCGCCGCCGGCAGCTACATCGGCTGGCATTTCATAGACCCAGGCCGCGCGCTGTGGATCATGGTGGCGGTGCTGGTCATCTCCTGCCCCTGCGCGTTGTCGCTGGCCACCCCGGCCGCGCTCACCGCCGCCAGCGGCCGCCTGGCCTCGCTGGGCGTGCTGACCACCCGCGGCCACGCGCTGGAAACGCTGGCCAAGGCGGACGACGCGGTGTTCGACAAGACCGGCACCCTCACCCACGGCCAGATGCGGCTGCTGGAAACGCGCGGCCCGCTGGACGCGCACCGCGCGCTGGCTGTCGCCGCCGCGCTGGAACAGGGATCCGAGCACCCGCTGGCGCAGGCCATCCTGGCCGCCGCGCCGGCGGACAGGCCGCAGGCGGACGGCTTGATCAACCACCCCGGCGGCGGCGTGGCCGGCGGCGTAGACGGCCGCGAGTGGCGGCTCGGCTCCGCCCCCTTCATCGCCGCCTGGCTGGGCCGCGAAGTGGACGAGGACGCCGGCTGGCAGCCGGACTGCACCCAGGTGCTGCTGGCGGACGCCGACGGCGTGCAGGCCCGCTTCGCCATCGGCGACGCCTGCCGCGACGACGCGGCGGCGCTGATGGCCGAATTGACTCGCCGCGGACTGGCCGTCCATCTGCTCAGCGGCGACGGCGAAGGCCCGGTGGCCGGACTGGCCGCCAGGCTCGGCATCACGCGGTGGCGCTCGCGCGCGACGCCGGAAGACAAGCTCGCCTACGTCGCCGCGCTGCAGGCCAAGGGACGGCGAGTGCTGATGGTCGGCGACGGCGTCAACGACGCGCCGGTGCTGGCGCGCGCCGACGTGTCCATCGCCATGGGCGGCGGCACCGACGTCGCCCGCGCCAGCGGCGACATGGTGCTGATGGGCGACCGGCTGGGCCTGATCGGCGATTCCCTGGTCCTCAGCCGGCGCGCGCTGGCGGTGATCCGGCAGAACCTTGTCTGGGCGGCCGGGTATAATGTCGTCGCGCTGCCGCTGGCGATGCTGGGCCACGTCACGCCCTGGCTGGCCAGCCTGGGCATGGCCCTGAGCTCGCTGTTGGTGGTCGGCAACGCATTGCGTCTCGTCAAACGGAATCCCTGA
- a CDS encoding NAD(P)H-quinone oxidoreductase, which translates to MEKMSAIVQQAPGGVETMEMGEWDKPRAAPGKLLVRVMAAGVNRADLMQREGRYPPPPGASPLMGLEVAGVVEEAVGDSAFQPGDAVFGLVEGGGYAEYALLDQSLAIAKPDQLSWVEAAGLPEAWMTAWFNLVVKAGLQAGERALIHAGASGVGVAAIQLARLLGAEAFASAGSAEKLAFCRELGASQVFNYHETPAFGERVKAWGGADVVLDPVGASHLAENLQALNPDGRLVNIGLMGGLKAELDFGRLLMKRISLIGSTLRPQPLAVKAELAAALRDLILPALLEGRARAVVDSSYPWTQVRDAHAYVADNRNLGKVVLTLFPVMAGG; encoded by the coding sequence ATGGAAAAAATGTCGGCCATCGTGCAGCAGGCGCCGGGCGGCGTGGAAACGATGGAAATGGGGGAGTGGGACAAGCCGCGCGCGGCGCCGGGCAAATTGCTGGTGCGGGTGATGGCGGCCGGCGTCAACCGCGCCGACCTGATGCAGCGCGAGGGCCGCTATCCGCCGCCGCCGGGCGCCAGCCCGTTGATGGGCCTGGAGGTGGCCGGCGTGGTGGAGGAGGCGGTCGGCGATTCCGCCTTCCAGCCGGGCGACGCGGTGTTCGGCCTGGTGGAGGGCGGCGGTTATGCCGAATACGCGCTGCTGGACCAGTCGCTGGCGATCGCCAAGCCCGACCAGCTGTCCTGGGTGGAGGCCGCCGGCTTGCCGGAGGCCTGGATGACGGCCTGGTTCAACCTGGTGGTGAAGGCCGGGCTGCAGGCCGGCGAACGGGCCTTGATCCATGCCGGCGCCAGCGGCGTCGGCGTCGCGGCGATCCAGCTGGCGAGGCTGCTCGGCGCGGAAGCCTTCGCCAGCGCCGGCAGCGCCGAGAAACTGGCCTTCTGCCGCGAACTGGGGGCGAGCCAGGTGTTCAACTACCATGAGACGCCGGCTTTCGGCGAGCGGGTCAAGGCCTGGGGCGGCGCCGACGTGGTGCTGGACCCGGTGGGCGCCAGCCACCTGGCGGAAAACCTGCAGGCGTTGAACCCGGATGGACGCCTGGTCAATATCGGCCTGATGGGCGGCCTGAAGGCCGAACTGGATTTCGGCCGCCTGCTGATGAAGCGCATCAGCCTGATCGGCTCCACGCTGCGTCCGCAGCCGTTGGCGGTCAAGGCCGAGCTGGCCGCCGCGCTGCGCGATCTGATCCTGCCGGCCTTGCTGGAGGGCCGGGCGCGCGCCGTGGTGGACAGCAGCTATCCCTGGACCCAGGTGCGGGACGCGCACGCTTACGTCGCGGACAACCGCAATCTGGGCAAGGTGGTGCTGACGCTGTTTCCGGTGATGGCGGGCGGTTGA
- the purL gene encoding phosphoribosylformylglycinamidine synthase, with translation MSYITKLRGGVALSPFRLEKLQAAAADAGLKDIVLTAEHWHFAESDSELSLEEIGVLGQLLSYGEAPLNTEPEGELFLVTPRIGTLSPWASKATDIARHCGLPNIRRIERGTAFRVKSAAKSLSEEARHTLAGLLHDRMTETVLSSLEDADKLFVHFDPQPMTSVDILAGGRAALEAANAQLGLALSDDEVEYLVENFTKMKRNPSDVELMMFAQANSEHCRHKIFNAQFIIDGVEQGKSLFRMIRDTHDANPQGTLVAYKDNASVIEGAFIERFYPQPGSHQYAYTSEPTDILMKVETHNHPTAISPFPGASTGNGGEIRDEGATGRGSRPKAGLTGFTVSNLNIPGFKQPWEAYRDGQPEYGKPGRIASALQIMLEGPIGGAAFNNEFGRPNLAGYFRAFEEEFNGEMRGYHKPIMLAGGLGNIQQQQIHKNEIPEGALLIQLGGPGLLIGLGGGAASSMDTGANSENLDFDSVQRGNPEIERRCQEVIDRCWQLGEANPIVSIHDVGAGGLSNAFPELVNDAGRGAIFHLRKVHLEEKGMTPMQIWSNEAQERYVMAILPEDLDRFTALCERERCPFAVLGVATDDGHLQVRDDHFGNNPVDMPLEVLLGKPPRMTRDAKTLEIAPQTFDASKYPLRETAYRVLRHPTVADKSFLITIGDRTVGGMTARDQMVGRWQVPVADVAVTTMGFNTYRGEAMAMGERTPAALFDGPASGRMAIGEALTNIAAAFVGHLGNVKLSANWMAPAGHPGEDANLYRTVQAVSELSQSLGVSIPVGKDSLSMKTVWQENGEQKAVTAPLSVVISAFSPVDDVRKTVTPDLKDVKDSDLILIDLGYGRCRLGGSIYGQVWKDMKGRAPDVESPLQLAAFFGVVQSLLRDDKLLAYHDRSDGGLFAALAEMMFAGHVGASIDLQELVIERQNTQRIIDDYVQPTMEAATHGRIMRVLFNEELGAVLQVKKADTPEVIARFMKAGIGRELFVIGRTNGHDRLVIKHKGKDLFSESRSELFCAWSETSARMQRLRDNPACADSEQLLRSHAKSRGLFAQLSFDVHGDPAAPYIGTGKRPRMAILREQGVNGQLEMAAAFDRAGFDAVDVHMSDIIAGRVQLADFKGLAACGGFSYGDVLGAGEGWAKSILFNPRAREQFEAFFGRGDTFALGVCNGCQMMSNLSSIIPGAEHWPKFHRNASEQFEARFAMVEVTASPSIFLSDMVGSRLPVVVSHGEGRAVFAPGAQEQALTALRYIDFDGRATETYPLNPNGSPAGITGVTTADGRFTIMMPHPERVFRTVQNSWHPAEWGENGGWYRMFASARRWVG, from the coding sequence ATGTCTTACATTACCAAGCTGCGCGGTGGCGTCGCCCTGTCACCGTTTCGTCTCGAAAAACTGCAGGCGGCAGCTGCCGATGCCGGTCTGAAGGATATCGTCCTGACTGCCGAGCACTGGCATTTTGCGGAAAGCGACAGCGAGCTTTCGCTGGAGGAAATCGGCGTGCTGGGCCAATTGCTCAGTTACGGCGAGGCGCCGCTGAACACCGAGCCCGAAGGCGAACTGTTCCTGGTGACGCCGCGAATCGGCACCTTGTCGCCATGGGCGTCCAAGGCCACCGACATCGCCCGGCACTGCGGGTTGCCGAATATCCGCAGAATCGAACGCGGCACCGCTTTCCGAGTAAAGTCCGCCGCTAAATCTTTAAGTGAAGAGGCTCGCCACACCCTGGCGGGCCTCTTGCACGATAGGATGACGGAAACCGTGCTGTCCTCGCTGGAGGACGCCGACAAGCTGTTCGTCCACTTCGATCCGCAGCCGATGACCAGCGTGGACATCCTGGCCGGCGGCCGCGCGGCGCTGGAGGCGGCTAACGCCCAGCTCGGCCTCGCGCTGTCGGACGACGAGGTCGAATACCTGGTCGAGAACTTCACCAAGATGAAGCGCAATCCCAGCGACGTCGAGCTGATGATGTTCGCGCAGGCCAACTCCGAGCACTGCCGCCACAAGATCTTCAACGCCCAGTTCATCATCGACGGCGTCGAACAGGGCAAATCGCTGTTCCGCATGATCCGCGACACCCACGACGCCAATCCGCAGGGCACGCTGGTGGCGTACAAGGACAACGCCTCGGTGATCGAGGGCGCCTTCATCGAACGCTTCTACCCGCAGCCGGGCAGCCACCAGTACGCGTACACCAGCGAACCCACCGACATCCTGATGAAGGTGGAGACGCACAACCACCCGACCGCGATCTCGCCCTTCCCCGGCGCCTCCACCGGCAACGGCGGCGAAATCCGCGACGAAGGCGCCACCGGCCGCGGCTCCCGCCCCAAGGCCGGCCTGACCGGCTTCACCGTGTCCAACCTCAACATCCCCGGCTTCAAGCAGCCGTGGGAAGCCTACCGCGACGGCCAGCCGGAATACGGCAAGCCGGGCCGCATCGCCTCGGCGCTGCAGATCATGCTGGAGGGTCCGATCGGCGGCGCGGCATTCAACAATGAATTCGGCCGCCCCAACCTGGCCGGCTACTTCCGCGCCTTCGAGGAAGAATTCAACGGCGAGATGCGCGGCTACCACAAGCCCATCATGCTGGCCGGCGGCCTGGGCAACATCCAGCAGCAGCAGATCCACAAGAACGAGATCCCGGAAGGCGCGCTGCTGATCCAGCTAGGCGGCCCCGGCCTGCTGATCGGCCTGGGCGGCGGCGCGGCCTCGTCGATGGACACCGGCGCCAACAGCGAAAACCTGGACTTCGACTCGGTTCAGCGCGGCAACCCGGAAATCGAGCGCCGTTGCCAGGAAGTGATCGACCGCTGCTGGCAGCTGGGCGAAGCCAACCCCATCGTCTCCATCCATGACGTGGGCGCAGGCGGCCTGTCCAACGCCTTCCCCGAGCTGGTCAACGACGCCGGCCGCGGCGCGATCTTCCACCTGCGCAAGGTGCACCTGGAAGAAAAAGGCATGACGCCGATGCAGATCTGGTCGAACGAAGCGCAAGAGCGCTACGTGATGGCCATCCTGCCGGAAGACCTGGACCGCTTCACCGCGCTGTGCGAACGCGAGCGCTGCCCGTTCGCGGTGCTGGGCGTGGCCACCGACGACGGCCACCTGCAGGTGCGCGACGACCACTTCGGCAACAACCCGGTGGACATGCCGCTGGAAGTGCTGCTGGGCAAGCCGCCGCGGATGACCCGCGACGCCAAGACGCTGGAAATCGCGCCGCAGACCTTCGACGCGTCCAAATACCCGCTGCGCGAAACCGCCTACCGCGTGCTGCGCCACCCGACCGTGGCCGACAAGTCCTTCCTGATCACCATCGGCGACCGCACCGTAGGCGGCATGACCGCGCGCGACCAGATGGTGGGCCGCTGGCAGGTGCCGGTGGCGGACGTGGCCGTCACCACCATGGGCTTCAACACCTATCGCGGCGAAGCGATGGCGATGGGCGAGCGCACCCCGGCCGCGCTGTTCGACGGCCCGGCCTCCGGCCGCATGGCCATCGGCGAGGCGCTGACCAACATCGCCGCCGCTTTCGTCGGCCACCTGGGCAACGTCAAGCTGTCCGCCAACTGGATGGCCCCCGCCGGCCATCCGGGCGAGGACGCCAACCTGTACCGCACCGTGCAGGCGGTGTCCGAGCTGAGCCAGAGCCTGGGCGTCAGCATCCCGGTGGGCAAGGACTCGCTGTCGATGAAGACGGTATGGCAGGAAAACGGCGAGCAGAAGGCCGTCACCGCGCCGCTGTCGGTGGTGATCTCCGCCTTCTCGCCGGTGGACGACGTGCGCAAGACCGTCACCCCGGATCTGAAGGACGTCAAGGACAGCGACCTGATCCTGATCGACCTCGGCTACGGCCGCTGCCGCCTGGGCGGCTCGATCTACGGCCAGGTGTGGAAGGACATGAAGGGCCGCGCGCCGGACGTGGAAAGCCCGCTGCAGCTGGCCGCCTTCTTCGGCGTGGTGCAGTCGCTGCTGCGCGACGACAAGCTGCTGGCCTACCACGACCGCTCCGACGGCGGCCTGTTCGCCGCGCTGGCGGAAATGATGTTCGCCGGCCACGTCGGCGCCAGCATCGATCTGCAGGAGCTGGTGATCGAGCGCCAGAACACCCAGCGCATCATCGACGACTACGTGCAGCCGACAATGGAGGCCGCCACCCACGGCCGCATCATGCGCGTGCTGTTCAACGAGGAGCTGGGAGCGGTGCTGCAGGTGAAGAAGGCCGACACGCCGGAAGTGATCGCCCGCTTCATGAAGGCCGGCATCGGCCGCGAGCTGTTCGTCATCGGCCGCACCAACGGCCACGACCGCCTGGTGATCAAGCACAAGGGCAAGGACCTGTTCAGCGAAAGCCGCAGCGAGCTGTTCTGCGCCTGGTCCGAAACCAGCGCCCGCATGCAGCGCCTGCGCGACAACCCGGCCTGCGCCGACAGCGAGCAGCTGCTGCGCAGCCACGCCAAGTCGCGCGGCCTGTTCGCGCAGCTGTCCTTCGACGTGCACGGCGACCCGGCCGCTCCCTACATCGGCACCGGCAAGCGCCCGCGCATGGCCATCCTGCGCGAGCAGGGCGTCAACGGCCAGCTGGAGATGGCCGCGGCCTTCGACCGCGCCGGCTTCGACGCGGTGGACGTGCACATGAGCGACATCATCGCCGGCCGCGTGCAGCTGGCCGACTTCAAGGGCCTGGCGGCCTGCGGCGGCTTCAGCTACGGCGACGTGCTGGGCGCCGGCGAAGGCTGGGCCAAGAGCATCCTGTTCAACCCGCGCGCGCGCGAGCAGTTCGAGGCCTTCTTCGGCCGCGGCGACACCTTCGCGCTGGGCGTGTGCAACGGCTGCCAGATGATGTCCAACCTGTCGTCCATCATCCCGGGCGCCGAGCACTGGCCGAAGTTCCACCGCAACGCGTCGGAACAGTTCGAGGCGCGCTTCGCGATGGTGGAAGTCACCGCGTCGCCGTCCATCTTCCTGTCCGACATGGTGGGCAGCCGCCTGCCGGTGGTGGTCAGCCACGGCGAGGGCCGCGCGGTGTTCGCGCCGGGCGCGCAGGAGCAGGCGCTGACCGCGCTGCGCTACATCGACTTCGACGGCCGCGCCACCGAAACCTACCCGTTGAACCCCAACGGCTCGCCCGCCGGCATCACCGGCGTCACCACCGCCGACGGCCGCTTCACCATCATGATGCCGCACCCGGAACGCGTGTTCCGCACCGTGCAGAACAGCTGGCATCCGGCCGAATGGGGCGAGAACGGCGGCTGGTACCGGATGTTCGCGTCCGCCCGCCGCTGGGTGGGCTGA
- a CDS encoding P-II family nitrogen regulator, whose amino-acid sequence MKKVEAIIKPFKLDEVREALSEIGINGLTVSEVKGFGRQKGHTELYRGAEYVVDFLPKVKIEVVLPDDLVERAIETIVETARTGKIGDGKIFVVPVEQVVRIRTGETNEQAI is encoded by the coding sequence ATGAAAAAGGTCGAAGCCATCATCAAGCCGTTCAAGCTGGACGAGGTGCGCGAGGCCTTGTCGGAGATCGGCATCAACGGCCTCACCGTGTCCGAGGTCAAGGGCTTCGGCCGCCAGAAAGGCCACACCGAGCTGTACCGCGGCGCCGAGTACGTGGTGGATTTCCTGCCCAAGGTGAAGATAGAGGTGGTGCTGCCGGACGACCTGGTCGAGCGCGCGATCGAAACCATCGTCGAGACCGCCCGCACCGGCAAGATCGGCGACGGCAAGATCTTCGTGGTGCCGGTGGAACAGGTGGTGCGCATCCGCACCGGCGAAACCAACGAGCAGGCGATCTGA
- a CDS encoding LysE family translocator, which produces MLVTLPQLAAFLAAAMLITVTPGPDNLMVLSQGISRGRRQGMAFGLGCALGCLNHTLLAALGVSALIAASPLAFAALKIAGGAYLVYLGWGAIRSSGASFDADAQVGGPQGSLAATFRRGLIANAINPKVVLFFLAFLPQFVNPAQGPVGLQTAILGALFTLQGALIFGALGYFSGHVCQWLAKSRKASQRLDRVAGTVFIALGLRLILAR; this is translated from the coding sequence ATGCTCGTCACCCTGCCGCAACTGGCCGCCTTTCTCGCTGCCGCCATGCTGATCACCGTCACCCCCGGGCCCGACAACCTGATGGTGCTGAGCCAGGGCATCTCCCGCGGCCGCCGCCAGGGCATGGCCTTCGGCCTGGGCTGCGCGCTGGGTTGCCTGAACCACACGCTGCTGGCCGCGCTGGGCGTCAGCGCGCTGATCGCCGCCTCGCCGCTCGCCTTCGCCGCGCTCAAGATCGCCGGCGGCGCTTACCTGGTTTACCTGGGCTGGGGCGCCATACGCAGCTCCGGCGCCAGCTTCGACGCGGACGCCCAGGTCGGCGGCCCCCAGGGATCGCTGGCCGCCACCTTCCGCCGCGGCCTGATCGCCAACGCGATCAATCCCAAGGTGGTGCTGTTCTTCCTTGCCTTCCTGCCGCAGTTCGTCAATCCGGCGCAAGGCCCTGTCGGCCTGCAGACCGCCATCCTGGGCGCGCTGTTCACGCTGCAGGGCGCGCTGATCTTCGGCGCGCTTGGCTATTTTTCCGGCCACGTCTGCCAGTGGCTGGCGAAAAGCCGCAAAGCCAGCCAGCGGCTTGATCGCGTGGCCGGCACCGTTTTCATCGCGCTGGGCCTGCGCCTGATTCTGGCGCGCTGA
- a CDS encoding YajQ family cyclic di-GMP-binding protein, which translates to MPSFDVVSEVNKVEVRNALDQANKEVSTRYDFKGSDARIEFNDKEVTLFADTEFQLDQVNDILVNKLSKRSVDVRSLDYGKLEKVSGNKVKKVLKIKEGLDSDLAKKIVKLLKDSKMKVQASIQGEAVRVSGAKRDVLQEAIALLKAEIASDLENGAPLQFNNFRD; encoded by the coding sequence ATGCCGTCTTTTGATGTCGTTTCCGAAGTAAACAAGGTGGAAGTGCGCAACGCGCTGGACCAGGCCAACAAGGAAGTGTCCACCCGTTACGATTTCAAGGGCAGTGACGCCCGCATCGAATTCAACGACAAGGAAGTGACGCTGTTCGCCGATACCGAGTTCCAGCTGGACCAGGTCAACGACATTCTGGTGAACAAGCTGTCCAAGCGCAGCGTCGACGTGCGCAGCCTGGACTACGGCAAGCTGGAGAAGGTGTCCGGCAACAAGGTGAAAAAGGTGCTGAAGATCAAGGAAGGCCTGGACAGCGATCTGGCGAAGAAGATCGTCAAGCTGCTGAAGGACTCCAAGATGAAGGTGCAGGCCAGCATCCAAGGCGAGGCGGTGCGGGTGTCCGGCGCCAAGCGCGACGTGCTGCAGGAAGCCATCGCGCTGCTGAAGGCCGAGATCGCGTCCGATCTGGAAAACGGCGCGCCGCTGCAGTTCAACAACTTCCGCGACTGA
- the dapA gene encoding 4-hydroxy-tetrahydrodipicolinate synthase has product MAKHWGKVLTAMVTPFDGDGRLNLDAARALARHLADNGSDALVLAATTGEAPTLDDAERFDLIRAVSDAVTIPVLAGTGSNDTRHALAMTARAEAAGAAGVFLVSPYYNRPPQAGIEAHFRALAAATRLPVMIYDVPGRTGRRIAHDVLLRLFREVDNIVAFKDATCDPAAAARLVAEAGEHFELYSGDDALTLPLLAVGAVGVVGTSTHWTGPEFAEMIAAFERGDAGRAREINAALMPSYAYSNTDDSVYSMSVKAMLRALGLAVGECRLPLPATPAGVEARAAEIWRELEAWRAAQR; this is encoded by the coding sequence ATGGCAAAACACTGGGGCAAGGTGCTGACCGCGATGGTGACGCCGTTCGACGGCGACGGCCGGCTCAACCTCGACGCGGCGCGCGCGCTGGCGCGCCACCTGGCGGATAACGGCAGCGACGCGCTGGTGCTGGCCGCCACCACCGGCGAGGCGCCCACGCTGGACGACGCCGAGCGCTTCGACCTGATCCGCGCGGTCAGCGACGCAGTGACCATTCCGGTGCTGGCAGGCACCGGCAGCAACGACACCCGCCACGCGCTGGCGATGACCGCCCGGGCCGAGGCGGCCGGCGCCGCCGGCGTGTTCCTGGTCTCTCCGTACTACAACCGCCCGCCGCAGGCCGGCATCGAGGCCCACTTCCGCGCGCTGGCCGCCGCCACCCGGCTGCCGGTGATGATCTACGACGTCCCCGGCCGCACCGGCCGCCGCATCGCCCACGACGTGCTGCTGCGGCTGTTCCGCGAGGTGGACAATATCGTCGCCTTCAAGGACGCCACCTGCGACCCCGCCGCCGCCGCGCGGCTGGTGGCCGAGGCCGGAGAGCATTTCGAGCTCTACTCCGGCGACGACGCGCTGACCCTGCCCCTGCTGGCGGTCGGCGCGGTGGGCGTGGTGGGCACCTCCACCCACTGGACCGGCCCGGAGTTCGCCGAGATGATCGCCGCCTTCGAGCGGGGCGACGCGGGCCGCGCCCGCGAGATCAACGCCGCGTTGATGCCGTCCTATGCCTATTCCAACACCGACGATTCGGTGTACTCGATGTCGGTGAAGGCGATGCTGCGCGCCCTGGGCCTGGCTGTCGGCGAATGCAGGCTGCCGCTGCCGGCGACGCCTGCCGGCGTCGAGGCGCGCGCCGCGGAAATATGGCGCGAGCTGGAGGCCTGGCGCGCCGCCCAGCGCTGA
- a CDS encoding lysozyme inhibitor LprI family protein yields the protein MKPCLLALLALFASHAALAEDDPCQNANNTLEINDCKQKQFDGRDKLLNERYRALLQKLRADEAQGGAKDKPSALLIQAQRKWIAFRDADCNTKYQIYIDGSIRNAVFLDCKIERTEQRIKELDPKLW from the coding sequence ATGAAGCCCTGCCTCCTCGCCCTGCTGGCGCTGTTCGCCAGCCATGCCGCCCTGGCCGAAGACGATCCCTGCCAGAACGCCAACAACACGCTGGAAATCAACGACTGCAAGCAAAAGCAGTTCGACGGCCGCGACAAGCTGCTCAACGAACGCTACCGCGCGCTGCTGCAGAAACTGCGCGCCGACGAAGCCCAGGGCGGCGCCAAGGACAAACCGTCCGCGCTGCTGATCCAGGCGCAGCGCAAATGGATCGCTTTCCGCGACGCCGATTGCAACACCAAGTACCAGATTTACATCGACGGCAGCATCCGCAACGCCGTCTTCCTCGACTGCAAGATCGAGCGCACCGAACAGCGCATCAAGGAGCTGGATCCCAAGCTTTGGTAA